One Tolypothrix bouteillei VB521301 DNA window includes the following coding sequences:
- a CDS encoding long-chain acyl-[acyl-carrier-protein] reductase — MFGLIGHLTSLEHAQAVARNLGYPEYAEQDLDFWCSAPPQIVDNITVTSVTGQKIEGRYVESCFLPEMLASRRIKAATRKILNAMAHAQKHGINITALGGFSSIIFENFNLEQFGQVRNIKLEFERFTTGNTHTAYIICRQVEQASQRLGIELSKATVAVCGATGDIGSAVCRWLNKKTDVRELLLIARDRERLQHLQEELGRGKIMSLEEALPQADIVVWVASMPKGVEIDSTVLKSPCLLVDGGYPKNLASKIQHPDVYVLNGGIVEHSLDIDWKIMQIVNMEVPARQLFACFAESMLLEFEKLYTNFSWGRNRITVEKMEQIGQVSVKHGFRPLLV; from the coding sequence ATGTTTGGTCTAATCGGACACCTTACCAGTTTGGAACACGCGCAAGCGGTAGCTAGAAACTTAGGCTACCCTGAATACGCCGAGCAAGATTTAGATTTTTGGTGCAGTGCTCCGCCCCAAATTGTTGATAACATCACTGTGACTAGTGTTACCGGTCAAAAAATTGAAGGGCGGTATGTAGAATCCTGTTTTTTGCCGGAGATGCTCGCGTCGCGGCGGATCAAGGCAGCGACACGCAAAATCCTCAATGCTATGGCTCACGCGCAAAAGCACGGCATAAACATCACGGCTTTAGGCGGGTTTTCCTCAATTATTTTTGAAAACTTTAACTTAGAGCAATTTGGACAAGTCCGCAATATTAAATTGGAGTTTGAACGTTTCACTACGGGCAATACTCACACAGCTTACATTATTTGCCGACAGGTAGAACAAGCATCGCAACGCTTGGGAATTGAACTGTCAAAGGCGACTGTTGCTGTTTGTGGGGCGACAGGAGATATTGGCAGTGCTGTCTGCCGGTGGTTAAATAAAAAAACAGATGTCCGAGAACTTCTGCTAATTGCTCGCGATCGCGAAAGATTGCAACACTTGCAAGAAGAACTCGGTCGTGGAAAAATCATGTCGCTCGAAGAAGCATTACCCCAAGCTGATATTGTCGTTTGGGTTGCCAGTATGCCTAAAGGCGTGGAAATTGACTCCACTGTTCTGAAGTCACCTTGTCTGCTCGTTGATGGCGGTTATCCAAAAAATCTAGCAAGTAAGATTCAGCATCCTGATGTGTATGTCCTGAATGGGGGCATTGTCGAGCACTCTCTTGATATTGATTGGAAAATCATGCAAATTGTCAATATGGAGGTGCCCGCACGTCAATTGTTTGCTTGTTTTGCTGAATCCATGTTGTTGGAATTTGAGAAGTTATACACTAACTTCTCTTGGGGTCGAAATCGGATTACCGTAGAGAAAATGGAGCAGATCGGTCAGGTGTCGGTGAAACACGGCTTTAGACCATTGCTTGTTTAG
- a CDS encoding zinc-dependent dehydrogenase — protein sequence MKAQVFRGVNQLSYEEIPVPTLESDEVLVQVRVVGLCQSDIKKIRYPLYEPPRIFGHETAGTIALVGSEVTGWHIGQRVAVMHHIPCMRCAYCLNDNFSMCDTYKNICTTAGFAPSGGGFAEYVKVPGHIVRNGGLIPIPDNISFEEASFVEPTNCCLKAVKKAQIAPGQTVLITGAGPIGLMFIMLVKYFGAKAIATDLLPSRMEKALNVGAEAAFDARDPNLSAKIHALTNGLGVDVTLLAVPSEKAFFQSLDCTRKGGKILFFAEFPDEIEIPINPNLLYRREIDLIGSYSSSYRLQTLAADIVFNRRIDVQALISDRIPLQDLSAAVERAIAPTPETYKILIYPITGEKETK from the coding sequence GTGAAAGCACAGGTTTTTAGAGGAGTCAATCAGCTATCTTACGAAGAGATTCCTGTCCCTACACTGGAATCTGATGAAGTTCTGGTTCAAGTGCGAGTCGTGGGATTGTGTCAATCTGATATAAAAAAAATTCGTTATCCCCTGTACGAACCACCACGTATTTTTGGACACGAAACTGCAGGAACTATAGCATTAGTTGGTTCTGAAGTCACGGGCTGGCACATCGGGCAAAGGGTAGCAGTCATGCACCACATACCCTGTATGCGTTGCGCTTATTGCTTAAATGATAACTTTTCCATGTGCGATACTTACAAAAATATCTGTACTACGGCGGGGTTTGCACCTAGTGGGGGTGGTTTTGCTGAATATGTTAAAGTTCCCGGTCACATTGTCCGCAATGGTGGGTTAATTCCTATTCCCGATAATATCAGTTTTGAAGAAGCTAGTTTTGTAGAACCGACTAACTGCTGTCTCAAAGCAGTGAAGAAAGCCCAAATTGCTCCAGGACAAACAGTTTTAATCACTGGTGCTGGACCAATTGGGTTGATGTTTATCATGTTGGTGAAGTATTTTGGAGCAAAAGCGATCGCTACCGACTTGTTACCTTCGAGAATGGAAAAAGCGTTAAATGTGGGAGCCGAAGCAGCATTTGATGCTCGCGATCCTAATTTATCCGCAAAAATTCATGCCTTAACCAATGGTTTGGGCGTTGATGTCACCCTGCTAGCTGTCCCTAGTGAAAAAGCGTTTTTCCAATCCCTCGACTGTACCCGAAAAGGTGGCAAAATTCTCTTTTTCGCTGAATTCCCCGATGAGATAGAAATTCCCATCAATCCCAACCTTCTTTATAGAAGAGAGATAGATTTGATAGGTAGCTACAGCTCGTCATACCGGCTGCAAACTTTAGCAGCTGATATTGTCTTCAACAGACGCATTGACGTACAAGCTTTGATTAGCGATCGCATTCCCCTACAAGATTTATCAGCAGCTGTAGAAAGGGCGATCGCACCTACTCCGGAAACATACAAAATATTGATTTATCCCATAACAGGAGAAAAGGAGACAAAGTAG
- a CDS encoding SDR family oxidoreductase produces MSVEQKRRALITGASSGIGRETALAFARAGMDLALVSRSMEKLATVCQAAKHAGVEAKAYPLDLSCVSLVQEKMQEIASDFGEIDILVNCAGIGYTGSLSETSLSDWNLVLDLNLTSIFQCIMGILPGMRARGTGTIINVSSIAGKQAFANWGAYSVSKAGLIALSQTLAQEERARGIRVTVIHPGAVNTELWDTETVNANFDRSKMLTPEIVAQSILHTALLPQQAVIDELILMPSAGVL; encoded by the coding sequence ATGAGTGTTGAGCAGAAACGACGTGCTTTAATTACTGGGGCAAGTAGTGGCATTGGCAGAGAAACTGCTTTAGCGTTTGCACGAGCAGGTATGGATCTAGCCCTAGTGAGCCGTTCTATGGAGAAGTTAGCAACGGTTTGTCAAGCTGCAAAGCACGCAGGAGTAGAAGCAAAAGCATATCCATTGGATTTGTCTTGTGTCTCTCTAGTGCAAGAAAAAATGCAGGAAATAGCTAGCGATTTTGGAGAGATCGATATTTTGGTAAATTGCGCTGGTATAGGTTACACTGGCTCTCTGAGTGAAACTTCTCTATCCGACTGGAATCTGGTTTTAGATTTAAATTTAACCAGCATATTTCAGTGTATCATGGGAATTTTGCCGGGAATGCGAGCCCGTGGTACAGGCACAATTATCAACGTTTCTTCCATAGCTGGCAAGCAAGCATTTGCCAATTGGGGTGCTTACAGTGTCAGCAAAGCAGGTTTGATAGCCCTTTCCCAAACTCTGGCACAAGAAGAACGCGCCCGTGGTATTCGAGTGACTGTTATCCATCCCGGTGCAGTCAACACGGAGCTATGGGATACAGAAACCGTCAATGCTAACTTTGACCGCTCAAAAATGTTAACCCCAGAAATTGTGGCTCAATCAATTCTTCATACTGCCTTGCTACCACAGCAAGCAGTCATTGACGAATTAATTCTTATGCCGAGTGCTGGTGTTTTGTAA
- a CDS encoding acetyl-CoA carboxylase carboxyltransferase subunit alpha, producing MATTERKQLLLDFEKPLAELATRIDQIRQLAEENGVDVTSQIRQLEARAMQLREEIFSSLSPSQRLQVARHPRRPSTLDYIQSISDEWMELHGDRCGSDDPALVGGVGRLGGKPVVLLGHQKGRDTKDNVARNFGMASPGGYRKALRLMEHANKFGMPILTFIDTPGAWAGIEAEHQGQGEAIAYNLREMFCFDVPIVCTVIGEGGSGGALGIGVGDRLLMFEHSVYTVATPEACAAILWKDASKAPQAAVALKIISHDLKNLGIIDQILPEPVGGAHSDPLQAAHTLKQALLDNLEDLNRFTPQERRQLRYEKFRKMGVFTEVAH from the coding sequence ATGGCAACTACTGAGCGTAAACAGCTACTGTTAGATTTTGAAAAGCCGTTAGCCGAACTTGCTACTAGAATTGACCAAATTCGGCAACTAGCGGAAGAAAATGGCGTCGATGTGACCAGTCAAATTCGTCAACTAGAAGCACGCGCCATGCAATTGCGAGAAGAAATATTCAGTAGTCTGTCGCCGTCGCAGCGGCTGCAAGTCGCTCGTCACCCACGCCGCCCCAGTACTCTTGATTATATCCAGTCCATTAGTGATGAATGGATGGAGTTGCATGGCGATCGCTGTGGTTCTGATGACCCTGCTTTAGTCGGCGGTGTGGGTCGTTTGGGTGGAAAACCTGTGGTTCTGTTGGGTCATCAGAAAGGTCGCGATACTAAGGACAATGTTGCCCGGAATTTTGGTATGGCATCTCCAGGCGGTTATCGCAAAGCACTGCGGTTAATGGAACACGCCAATAAGTTTGGTATGCCGATTTTAACTTTTATCGACACACCAGGGGCTTGGGCAGGAATTGAAGCCGAACATCAAGGTCAAGGAGAAGCGATCGCTTATAATTTACGGGAGATGTTTTGCTTTGATGTGCCCATTGTTTGCACTGTCATTGGTGAAGGCGGTTCTGGTGGTGCGCTCGGTATTGGTGTAGGCGATCGCCTCTTAATGTTTGAACATTCCGTTTATACTGTTGCTACCCCTGAAGCTTGCGCTGCCATTTTATGGAAAGATGCCAGTAAAGCACCTCAAGCAGCGGTTGCCTTAAAAATTATTTCTCACGACCTCAAGAACTTGGGAATTATCGACCAGATATTGCCCGAACCCGTTGGTGGCGCTCATTCGGACCCTTTACAAGCTGCCCATACACTCAAGCAAGCTTTGTTAGACAACTTGGAGGATCTCAACCGCTTTACCCCCCAAGAACGACGCCAATTGCGTTACGAAAAGTTCCGCAAAATGGGTGTTTTCACGGAAGTTGCTCACTGA
- a CDS encoding EamA family transporter, which yields MGRFERRPDNLRGKGDPYGSAESAIRAITEELQIIQRGVLKSLQEDVKRLQADKERLTKDIQDLQEEKGQLLQEQEISQQQALIRQLSQVLASHISLQLQSSLETLVNQAVQNASQTVTSQETTATPTSNTTEQSNPNTFKLLNSLDNALISTFNSLQQDLKNYQSSLSQQLSRMHDQQKQGETILTELVDRLRQELQTTSGDTAPVLQETAASDDEPSLPQPQVYVEAPTKLQLDVNPPQETVFPTSAISNENSTTEAVTSSEPEPVEPASPPSVTKASPEEPTAPKESLFRQIGISSLPAIGIVLIVLSTVTSSLYNVAIKVIFNPGSQIFGVFDVQSLLYPNLGNSLLLLMLRMLVVVPLMMLLAPILHPRVWHDIQFLLDSLGKNSNHPTAKRAFILALVSGCFLFLSQLFIYLAIGQVPTGMAIALFFVYPVLSGLFTWVLFRDRLSLFSIGAFASIGLGELLVLVGAVSIGTGNPSLGSIAAIASGITFAFYIVLSRICATKVHPVTFTLINFATMMVLSVVGLLLPLPTDWSLQINPTILLELVLSAFLLGVLTLCIFLLNNFGVRKIGASRSAIISAIVPVLTAILAGFIIQETLGIEQVLGVLLVTCGTGALCLEKVRNFIKPSKSTN from the coding sequence ATGGGGCGATTTGAAAGAAGACCAGATAACTTGCGAGGAAAAGGAGACCCGTATGGCTCGGCGGAATCTGCTATACGAGCAATTACTGAGGAGTTGCAAATCATTCAACGTGGTGTTCTTAAGTCGCTGCAGGAGGACGTGAAGCGGTTGCAAGCAGATAAAGAGCGATTGACGAAAGATATTCAAGATCTGCAAGAAGAAAAAGGACAGCTCCTACAGGAGCAGGAAATCAGCCAGCAGCAAGCATTGATTCGTCAATTATCGCAGGTTTTAGCCAGCCACATATCGTTGCAACTCCAATCTTCTTTGGAAACGCTGGTAAATCAAGCAGTTCAGAATGCTTCGCAAACAGTTACCAGCCAAGAAACGACTGCAACACCAACTTCCAACACAACCGAGCAAAGCAATCCAAATACTTTCAAACTTCTTAACTCTTTGGATAATGCACTCATTAGCACATTTAATTCACTCCAACAAGATCTGAAAAACTATCAAAGCAGTCTTTCACAGCAGTTATCCCGGATGCACGATCAACAGAAGCAGGGAGAAACGATTTTAACAGAGTTGGTGGATCGCTTGCGCCAAGAATTACAAACAACATCTGGCGATACTGCACCTGTACTTCAAGAAACTGCTGCTTCTGACGATGAGCCAAGTCTTCCACAACCGCAAGTTTATGTTGAAGCTCCTACAAAGTTGCAGTTGGATGTAAATCCACCGCAAGAAACCGTATTCCCAACGTCTGCAATCTCGAATGAAAACTCTACAACTGAAGCAGTAACATCTTCAGAACCAGAGCCAGTGGAGCCTGCATCTCCTCCAAGCGTGACAAAAGCTTCTCCAGAAGAACCGACAGCACCAAAAGAATCTTTATTTCGGCAAATTGGCATTTCATCTTTGCCTGCAATTGGTATAGTCCTAATTGTATTGTCAACGGTGACGTCGTCGCTATACAACGTCGCCATCAAGGTCATTTTTAACCCTGGTTCCCAAATTTTTGGTGTTTTTGACGTGCAAAGTCTCTTATATCCAAATTTGGGAAATTCTCTCTTGCTTTTAATGTTGCGGATGCTTGTGGTTGTACCACTTATGATGCTTTTGGCACCTATTTTGCATCCACGAGTTTGGCATGATATACAATTCTTGCTTGACTCATTGGGCAAAAATTCAAATCATCCTACTGCAAAGCGGGCTTTCATTTTGGCGCTTGTAAGTGGGTGCTTTTTGTTTTTATCACAGTTATTTATTTACCTTGCAATAGGTCAAGTCCCTACTGGAATGGCGATCGCACTTTTCTTTGTGTATCCCGTTTTAAGTGGGTTATTTACCTGGGTACTTTTCCGGGATCGCTTGAGTTTGTTCAGTATCGGTGCTTTCGCGTCTATTGGTTTGGGGGAATTGTTGGTTTTGGTAGGCGCTGTCAGTATTGGTACGGGAAATCCATCCTTGGGAAGCATTGCGGCGATCGCTTCCGGAATTACTTTTGCTTTCTACATCGTCCTTTCACGTATATGTGCTACTAAAGTACATCCAGTAACGTTCACGCTTATCAACTTCGCCACAATGATGGTGCTGTCAGTTGTTGGTCTATTGTTACCTTTACCGACCGACTGGAGCCTTCAAATCAACCCTACTATCCTTCTCGAACTGGTCTTAAGTGCTTTTCTCTTGGGCGTTCTAACCCTCTGCATCTTCTTGTTAAATAATTTTGGCGTTCGTAAAATTGGCGCGTCACGCTCCGCTATTATTAGTGCTATTGTACCAGTTTTAACTGCCATTTTGGCTGGATTTATCATTCAAGAGACTTTGGGAATTGAGCAAGTTTTGGGAGTGTTACTCGTAACTTGCGGAACTGGCGCTCTCTGCCTTGAAAAAGTCAGAAATTTTATCAAACCTTCTAAGTCAACCAATTAA
- a CDS encoding aldehyde oxygenase (deformylating), with protein MQQLAAQSEIDFHSEVYKDAYSRINAIVIEGEQEAHENYLALAELLPDCKDELTRLSKMESRHKKGFESCGRNLQVTPDLQFAKEFFAGLHSNFQTAAAEGKVVTCLLIQSLIIECFAIAAYNIYIPVADDFARKITEGVVKDEYSHLNFGEVWLKEHFEQSKAELEEANRQNLPIVWKMLNQVENDARVLAMEKEALVEDFMIQYGEALSNIGFTTRDIMRLSAYGLTGA; from the coding sequence ATGCAGCAGCTTGCAGCGCAATCGGAAATTGATTTTCACAGCGAAGTGTACAAGGACGCATATAGTCGGATTAATGCGATCGTAATTGAAGGGGAACAGGAAGCCCACGAAAATTACTTGGCACTTGCTGAACTGCTGCCAGATTGTAAGGATGAACTTACGCGCCTATCCAAAATGGAAAGCCGTCACAAGAAAGGTTTTGAATCTTGCGGACGCAATCTTCAGGTAACACCCGATTTGCAATTTGCTAAGGAGTTTTTTGCAGGATTGCATTCTAATTTTCAAACAGCAGCAGCTGAGGGTAAAGTCGTAACTTGCTTGCTCATTCAGTCTTTGATTATTGAATGTTTTGCGATCGCAGCTTACAACATTTACATTCCAGTTGCGGATGATTTTGCCCGCAAAATCACGGAAGGCGTTGTTAAAGATGAATACAGCCATCTTAACTTTGGAGAAGTTTGGTTAAAAGAACATTTTGAACAATCAAAAGCAGAATTAGAAGAAGCCAATCGCCAAAACCTACCTATTGTTTGGAAAATGCTCAACCAAGTAGAGAATGATGCTCGTGTCTTAGCAATGGAAAAGGAAGCTTTGGTAGAAGACTTCATGATCCAGTACGGAGAAGCACTTAGTAATATTGGTTTTACAACCCGCGATATTATGCGTCTCTCAGCTTACGGGCTTACTGGAGCATAG
- the hetR gene encoding heterocyst differentiation master regulator HetR, with translation MSNDVDLIKRLGPSAMDQIMLYLAFSAMRTSGHRHGAFLDAAATAAKCAIYMTYLEQGQNLRMTGHLHHLEPKRVKIIVEEVRQALTEGKLLKMLGSQEPRYLIQLPYVWMEKYPWRPGRSRIPGTSLTSEEKKQIEQKLPSNLPDAQLITSFEFLELIEFLHKRSQEDLPEEHRMELSEALAEHIKRRLLYSGTVTRIDSPWGMPFYALTRPFYAPADEQERTYIMVEDTARFFRMMRDWAERRPNTMRVLEELDIPPEKYNQAMDELDEVIRAWADKYHQDGGVPMILQMVFGKKED, from the coding sequence ATGAGTAACGACGTAGATCTGATCAAACGTCTTGGCCCCAGTGCAATGGATCAGATCATGCTATATCTAGCCTTTAGTGCCATGAGGACAAGCGGGCACAGGCATGGGGCATTTTTAGACGCAGCCGCTACGGCAGCTAAGTGTGCGATTTACATGACCTATCTCGAGCAGGGACAAAATCTGCGAATGACAGGGCATTTACACCACTTAGAGCCCAAGCGAGTAAAAATCATTGTAGAGGAAGTCAGACAAGCTCTGACTGAGGGTAAACTCCTAAAGATGCTGGGTTCTCAGGAACCGCGCTATCTAATTCAGTTACCCTACGTGTGGATGGAAAAGTACCCCTGGCGTCCCGGCAGATCTCGCATTCCAGGAACTAGCTTGACATCAGAAGAGAAGAAGCAAATCGAGCAAAAACTGCCGTCCAACCTTCCTGATGCTCAGTTAATCACCTCATTCGAGTTTCTGGAATTAATCGAATTTCTGCACAAGCGATCGCAGGAAGATTTGCCAGAAGAGCATCGCATGGAATTGAGCGAAGCGCTAGCAGAGCATATTAAACGCCGTTTGCTCTATTCCGGTACCGTCACGCGGATTGATTCTCCATGGGGAATGCCCTTCTATGCGCTCACCCGCCCATTTTACGCTCCCGCAGACGAGCAAGAGCGCACTTACATCATGGTGGAAGATACAGCTCGATTCTTCCGAATGATGAGAGATTGGGCAGAGCGACGACCTAATACAATGCGGGTTTTGGAAGAACTGGATATTCCTCCAGAGAAATACAATCAAGCAATGGACGAGTTGGATGAAGTTATTCGCGCATGGGCTGACAAATATCACCAAGACGGTGGTGTTCCCATGATTTTACAGATGGTGTTTGGAAAAAAAGAGGACTAA
- the moaA gene encoding GTP 3',8-cyclase MoaA: MNQVDYLRISLIDRCNFRCQYCMPEGSELDYILKQQLLTDEELLTLIEEVFIPVGFSRFRLTGGEPLLRPGVVELVGAIASLPQTQDISMTTNGFLLAPMAQSLYNAGLRRINISLDSLDPTTFDSIIGNRGRGKWQQVWDGIQAAYRVGFDPLKLNVVAIPGVNDGELLDLAALSIDKHWHIRFIEFMPVGNSELFRDRGWIPSEEIRQRIRERWGLINSQIRGNGPADVFKIPGAKGTLGFISQMSECFCDRCNRMRLSADGWLRPCLLNEVGQLDLKTALREGVSTDELQDRVRHLLAFKPEINFKQRYSGTDTGNYTRTMSQIGG; the protein is encoded by the coding sequence ATGAACCAGGTAGACTACCTCCGGATTAGTTTAATAGACAGATGCAATTTTCGCTGCCAGTACTGCATGCCAGAGGGGTCAGAACTTGACTATATCCTCAAACAGCAGTTGCTGACAGATGAGGAACTACTGACGCTGATCGAAGAAGTCTTTATCCCTGTAGGATTTAGTCGGTTTCGCTTAACTGGAGGGGAACCATTACTCCGTCCCGGTGTTGTGGAATTGGTTGGTGCGATCGCCTCCCTCCCCCAAACCCAAGACATTTCGATGACTACAAATGGCTTTTTGCTCGCTCCAATGGCACAAAGTCTCTACAATGCTGGGTTGCGGCGAATTAATATCAGCTTGGATTCCCTCGACCCAACTACATTTGACTCTATCATCGGGAATCGCGGACGGGGGAAATGGCAGCAGGTTTGGGATGGCATTCAAGCGGCTTATCGTGTGGGCTTCGATCCCCTAAAATTAAATGTTGTTGCGATCCCTGGGGTTAACGATGGCGAACTTTTAGATCTTGCCGCACTGAGTATTGACAAGCACTGGCATATCCGCTTCATTGAATTTATGCCTGTTGGGAATTCAGAATTATTTCGGGATCGCGGCTGGATACCTTCTGAAGAGATACGGCAACGCATCCGCGAACGATGGGGCTTGATAAATTCTCAAATTCGTGGTAATGGACCTGCTGATGTCTTTAAAATTCCTGGTGCAAAAGGGACCCTAGGATTTATCAGTCAGATGTCAGAATGCTTTTGCGATCGCTGCAATCGAATGCGCCTTTCTGCCGATGGCTGGTTGCGTCCTTGCTTGTTAAATGAAGTCGGTCAACTTGACTTAAAAACGGCGCTTCGCGAAGGAGTCAGTACAGACGAGTTGCAAGATCGAGTCAGACACTTGCTCGCTTTCAAGCCAGAAATTAACTTCAAACAGCGTTATTCTGGCACTGACACTGGCAACTACACCCGTACTATGTCGCAAATAGGGGGATAA
- the rpsD gene encoding 30S ribosomal protein S4, with protein MSRYRGPRLRVVRRLGDLPGLTRKNARRAYPPGQHGQNRKKRSEYAVRLEEKQKLRMNYGLTEKQLLRYVRKARRVTGSTGQVLLQLLEMRLDNTVFRLGMAPTIPAARQLVSHGHVTINGRVVNIASYQCRPGEVIAVRDRDRSRELVTTNLQYPGLANLPSHLEFDKNKLVGKVNGLIEREWVALQVNELLVVEYYSRQA; from the coding sequence ATGTCCCGATATAGAGGACCTCGTCTTAGAGTTGTTCGCCGTTTGGGCGATTTGCCAGGATTAACTCGTAAAAATGCCAGACGTGCTTATCCACCGGGACAGCACGGTCAAAACCGCAAAAAGCGTTCTGAGTATGCTGTGCGGTTAGAAGAAAAGCAAAAGCTACGCATGAACTATGGTTTGACGGAAAAGCAATTGCTGCGTTACGTGCGTAAAGCAAGACGCGTTACCGGCTCTACCGGACAAGTGTTGCTGCAATTGCTCGAGATGCGGTTGGATAACACCGTTTTCCGTTTGGGAATGGCTCCAACCATTCCCGCAGCGCGTCAGTTGGTTAGCCACGGTCACGTTACAATCAACGGTCGTGTGGTTAATATTGCCAGTTACCAGTGTCGTCCGGGAGAAGTGATTGCGGTCAGAGACAGGGACAGATCTCGTGAGTTGGTGACTACTAACTTACAATACCCTGGTTTAGCAAACCTTCCCAGCCATTTGGAATTTGACAAAAATAAGTTGGTTGGTAAAGTCAACGGTCTTATTGAGCGTGAATGGGTGGCGCTGCAAGTTAACGAACTCCTTGTGGTGGAATACTACTCACGTCAAGCCTAA
- a CDS encoding inorganic phosphate transporter — MLIILVTILAFYLAWNLGANDVANSMGTSVGSKAVTLKQALIIAGILEFTGAVIFGREVSQTLATKIANPALFVNAPQTLVIGMLAVLISCGLWLQIATSRGLPVSSSHATVGAIAGFSWVALGANSIDWSTIGRITIGWIVTPIISGAIAALFYSQIKRWILEQPNPLIPLKEWIPWLSAILLGVFGIIVLPSVTQPIANFLIIQAGFQIPAHDISLASGALAAVGLTFYSWRQLEDTTKGDSQNFRFQNPVEQLFARFQLLSACFVAFAHGSNDVGNAIAPLAAIVYINRTGTVPLNGIDIPLWILIIGGFGIVAGLAVWGKKVIATIGESIISLQPSSGFCAELATATTILLASRIGLPVSTSHALVGGVVGIGLVKDAKSVQFQTLQGIAAAWLVTVPLSAGICALLFGAIDWVSGR, encoded by the coding sequence ATGCTGATAATCCTAGTCACAATTCTCGCCTTCTACCTAGCATGGAATTTAGGAGCAAATGATGTTGCTAACTCAATGGGAACATCGGTAGGTTCCAAAGCTGTAACTTTGAAACAAGCGCTTATAATTGCTGGGATCTTAGAATTTACAGGTGCAGTCATTTTTGGACGGGAAGTATCGCAAACTTTGGCAACAAAAATTGCCAATCCTGCTTTATTTGTCAATGCACCTCAAACATTAGTCATTGGAATGCTCGCAGTTCTTATATCTTGTGGTTTGTGGTTGCAAATAGCTACCTCACGGGGTTTACCTGTCTCTTCTTCTCATGCAACTGTAGGGGCGATCGCGGGATTTAGTTGGGTTGCTTTAGGAGCTAATTCGATTGATTGGTCAACAATTGGCAGAATTACTATCGGCTGGATTGTCACCCCAATTATTAGCGGTGCGATCGCAGCTTTATTCTACAGTCAAATTAAGCGTTGGATTTTAGAACAACCAAACCCATTAATACCCTTAAAGGAATGGATTCCTTGGTTGAGTGCAATTTTGTTAGGAGTCTTTGGCATTATTGTTCTACCATCAGTTACTCAACCGATAGCAAATTTTTTGATAATACAAGCTGGGTTTCAAATACCCGCACACGATATTTCTTTAGCCAGTGGTGCTTTAGCAGCTGTTGGTCTTACGTTTTACAGTTGGCGACAGTTGGAAGATACGACAAAGGGAGACAGTCAAAATTTCCGGTTTCAAAATCCTGTTGAACAATTATTCGCTAGATTTCAACTATTAAGTGCTTGTTTTGTAGCGTTTGCTCATGGCTCTAATGACGTCGGTAACGCAATAGCACCTTTAGCTGCAATTGTCTATATCAATCGTACTGGTACAGTACCCCTAAACGGTATTGATATTCCTTTATGGATTTTAATCATTGGTGGTTTTGGTATTGTTGCTGGCTTAGCTGTTTGGGGTAAAAAAGTAATTGCTACCATAGGTGAAAGCATTATTTCCCTACAACCGAGTAGTGGATTTTGTGCTGAACTAGCAACGGCTACAACCATTTTACTTGCGTCACGAATTGGGTTACCCGTGTCCACTTCTCATGCTCTTGTCGGTGGTGTTGTTGGTATTGGATTGGTAAAAGATGCAAAGTCAGTGCAATTTCAAACACTCCAAGGAATTGCAGCAGCGTGGCTGGTCACAGTTCCCCTCAGTGCAGGTATTTGTGCTCTTTTATTCGGCGCGATCGATTGGGTGAGCGGGCGCTAA